acatgaatggtgggaaacagtattgataaggtaaTCAAAAAACAGGGTAAAAAGGAGACCTAGGACGATTGTGCTGATTCAAGTGCAGTTTGTAGAGGAATACAGGATCAAGGTACACTCTCTTTTTTCACGTCACTATCCAAGGCCACCAATTtgtcattttttaatctttccatTATTTTCATTTTAGTTTTACTGTCTAACActgcatttactttttttttttgtagacgACTTGTCACAGAATACATTAATGGTCAGAGTGAGAACTGATGATGCTAAATTGACTATAGTTGATGAGAGCAACCTTGTGCTTGACTTTCTAAAACTTTCCGTGTGTGATCAGTGAGGTTTGCTAGGCTGGTCACAAATGCAGCCGGTAAGGCTCCCACTAACTCAACGGACATATTGAGAATGGGAACTGTAGCTTCACACAGGGAACGATGCTTTCTAAAAATCTAcctgctggtgttatcgtcagatctcagaactccggctggatgaacagttcacttgtggaagactgggtaaagtgtgtctggcaacgtcgccctggtgcattattgggacaaaagagcttgcttgttctcgatagttaccgcggccacacaacagacgctgtgaagaaacatatcaagaatGGGCAATTCCGGGCAGGATGATGTCTATGCTTACAGCCGCTGGATGTccgcgtgaaccgtccatttaaaacAGTCTTGAAACAgctttatacagaatggatggcggctaataatcacacactgacgccagcTGGTCGCATacagcgcccggaagttcagctgctgtgttcatgGATTTTGATTCACGGCTTCTGCTTAAATGAGGCTTATGTAACACGTGTCTTATGTAAAATCTGTTCCATGGAAAAATGTACATATAATGAGGTGTCCGCTGAGTAAAGGTATCCGTTAGGGCAGGTTTGACTGTACATGCGACTCGggaccggttctaccacctactggtaaagtagcgcataacttgccctccgcgtaaaaggatgtttcctttcgaccacccccaggtagcgctatcggcagcataaatcgtagttacccggcgcgtaactTATCAGCCACTTCAAgagcccgataagactttacctgccggacaagttttgagagttgaacagtattagctgtatttctggtgacatacaacttaaattagcttagtatactgaaaaaaagcatgatactgtaacagtggccgatattgtattgcaggatcttgaacattaatgcttcccttgagttgcaacggtcacaccagccccTCGCATTGGTAGCTGAGGGAACACATTTTATAGGTCAAGCTTTCATAAaaaaactttaaaaggatataaaatcaaaatctatttggaaatcatttcaaatgggctttgattttctactttttcagttttcagacacgaggtataacttAGTGTATATATCCTAATTACCTTAagcgttctcgtagcgtaatgACTAACATGCTCACTTCATAgcacgaggtatgcaggttcgagtctttattatgacaaatcttttttatttccattattagcgtttgcctcttttcatatgttcttttgttaataatatatttcattgaaatatttaatcacaatattaaatctactaggaaattgctttatatgtatgctactttaGAAACTGATGTTATGATTAATaacacataggactgtcgcccaggtagcagattccctattagttgtttacatagtcttcttgtaaattatttcgaagaaattggaaactattccaccaagctcgatagctgcagtcgcttaagtacggccagtatccagtattcgggagatggtaggttagaaccccactgtcggcagccctgaaaacggttttccgtggattcccattttcacaccaggcaaatgctggggctgtaccttaattaaggccacggccgcttccttcccactcctaacccttccttgtcccatcatcgccataagacctatctgtgtctgtgcgacgtaagcaactagtaaaaaaaggaaaaaaaaaaagaaactattccattctcgaattcctcttcctatgaatggatatttatcccgattagttctttacatttacagtaccttccaactttatcttcataaagttaaacattagaatgaaatgctttatcaataaatggaagcatgtggaactaaacgaggtcacagaactagttggaATTAGAGCAtcatggagatacttaatcaattcacagaagcttgcagatagaatgctcaaaggcaataagtccgtaaagaaggtgtgtatatacgtatatggaagcacgtaaaagagagttaagaacgaaaatacattttaaaatgtaaattagaaatacgatgaaaacctgtgtaccttctattacggagcgagcgacttgaccaatcctCTACGAGAATACTTTTTTGAAACGCTTCCTACCGAGCTTGATGGCTGCAGTCACTtaggtgcggtcagtatccagtattcgggagatagtgggttcgaaccccactgtcggcagccctgaaaatggttttccgtggtttcccattttcacaccaggcaaatgctggggctgtaccttaattaagcccacggccgcttccttcccagtcccagctctttcctgatcgtcgccataagacctatctgtgtcggcgcgacgttaagccaatagagagaggaaaaaaaaaaccgctgccttacatgacaggttataactggcgtaagaaaatgtaatcttgagattttaatcccaattaggtattgatattgaagatcatagtttaaaatcacgaaagcttgacataaatcgttgtccataactcttaagactccccttattaggttttttggtgataatcagtagacgcaagcacagggaaataagacaatcgaaatgttttcatgcatctgacgatagatagcatcaCACTCGAAAGCGAggagtcgctgaaaatcagtctagccaacttcgtatattgGTGTCTTGCTCTGgatagctacctagcgcttgcgctaAGGTGGtcggacgcaagccaaagtaccagccgatttacacctccaggtagtttacctgctggggcagctgccagccactttaccagcagacggtagaaccggccctaaatctcataatttaccttacttctCACACATACGATGTACTGAAATTACTGCCAGTTCAACAGTGTCGCACATTAAGCTCTTTAGGCCAGAGAATACAGTAGGATATGGAATTGTCTAGCTGCCTTTTACTAAACAAGGAGAGATAGCTGCTGGGAATAAGATAGCAGATTATGTTAGACAGATCAGCCTTGAGCTTCGACGGTCTGAATTGTATGGAGGGCGTGTAATCAAGCGCTGAAATCCATGGCGCCCTACAGGGAGACGTTGGACCATCTTGCTAAATTTTTTGTTATAGGATTTAGCTAAGACCTTCAATTACCTAGCAATGACAGAATATCGAATGTGTCACATTTTGTCAGAAACAGCTTGTGATAGGCTGATTTTCATAATGCTACTCCGTGCATACTGTCACAGCAAAAAATAAGACTTTTGGTTAATCCAAAGATTGATTAATCAAGAGATAGATAATGGAGGTTCTACTATACAAACATACTCAGACTTTCCTTATAATATTAATGTAGATTATATGTGAGACTAcagtttttttcttttcctttttcttctagTTGCCGTCTCCGGAGTCATCATGCAGCAGATTTCGAACCGGTCCAAAGTGCCAACCATGATTTGCTACTTCTGCAAACACACAGAAGATAATGAAGTCTTGTATGGGAAATTTTATACCATGGAGGACATTATGATCCATTACTTCTGCTTGCTGTTGTCTTCAAACATCGAGCAGAATGGTGCAGATGATGAAGGAATTCTCGGTTTTCTAATGAATGACATTCGCAAAGAACAACGTCGTAGCCAGCGTTACTTGTGTGTCTACTGCCACCGAGGTGGCGCCACCATCTGCTGTTCCACCAATAAGTGCAAGAAGGTCTTCCATTTGCCTTGCGGTTTGAAGAGAGGCTCACTCCATCAGTTCTTCGGCCAGTATAAGTCTTACTGTAGCGGTCATCGACCAGTACAAAGAGTTCCTGCCCCGGTATTGAAACAGTTACAAACTGGAGACATCAATTGCACCATCTGCTTTGAGGAAGTTCCGCCAACCTTGTGTAGGGATAATTTGTGGGCTCCGTGCTGTAGTAAAAACACGTGGTTCCATCGCAATTGTGTCCAGGCTTTTGCAATGAGCAGTGGGTATTTTTTCAAGTGCCCTCAGTGTAATGACAAATCTCACTTTGAGAAAGCCATGTTGCAATACGGCATTTTCATACCGGAGCAAGATGCCTCTTGGGAGCTGGAACCGCATGCTTACGAGGAGCTGCTTCACCGTCACAATCGCTGCGATGCTCCTGTCTGCAAGTGTACCAAAGGGCGGGAATACAGCGACGCTGGCACACGATGGGAAATAATTTTGTGCAAGTTTTGTGGTGCTCAGGGGATACACAAGGCTTGTGGCCGCGAGAAGTGGAACAGTTCGAGATGGGAGTGTCAGGAGTGTATTAACATGCTACAGAAACGGGACTCACCTGAACAACCCGCGAATGAACAGCGGGCCGTACCTTCGAATAGTGACGACAACTTATCGAGGGCTTCGTCCTCCACCGCGGCGTCCCCCCCTCCGGAAAATCCTGTCCGCTTTGAGCAACACCAAGAGGAAGAAGATGACATTATAGTGATAGATGACGAAGATGACAAGAATTTAGTTCCAACAACAACTGGAAGAATAGTTGAGGTGAGATCTTCTAATGCGTTTTTCACTATGAAAAACAATAGTTATGATGATGAGGATGACGAGGACGATAtaattgtcattgatgacagtgaTGGTGAGGACAATGATGTTAGGTCTAGATTGAATACTCCCTCCCTTCTATCTCTTTTATCAAGGAACAGCATGCCAACCCAGCCAACCTTTGCAAGGAACACATCTGTGATCCAGTCTGTTCCCAATAGGGTTAATTACCCAAACCTGTCTTATCCCCGCATGGATAGTGCTACTCCTCAGTCAGGTCCCAACAGGAACAGCATTGCATCCCACTCATTTCCTGATAGAAACAATAACGCTCCTACTAGACACAGTGTTGCAACTCCTTCAGTTTCGTCTAGGAGCAATACTGTGGCCCCATCTGCGCCTTCCAGTAGCAGAGTTGTGAACCCTTCAGTTTCCACCAGGAGTGGTGCCTCCAACCAAACGGTGTCCAACAAAAATAGTGACTTTGTGATCGGTAAAGACGGAGCTGCCATCGAGGTAGTGCGCTTGAGTGACATTCCGCTCAACGGTCAGCCCTTGCAAGTGGAAGGGGATGTGAATGTCACTGCTCAGCCGTCTTGTGGGTCCATGATGTTCCTGTACCAGCAGCCGGTCATTGTGCACACAATGCCCACTGCCACGGCCTTCATGCCGGAGACTGTAAAAGAATTCATTTATTCGAAGAAGAGAAAAATGCAGTAGTAGATCTTATCGTTCTGTCAACAACCGTATTTAGTTGCAGAATCACCTGTCATATTTCAAAGCAGACTGGACAAGTGATGAGAAATGAGTCTGCCCTCAGATGGTTATCAGGTATTTGTGTACAAAGTTTTGTAGGAAGAAATGTGGGTAGTCCTTTTAGTCTGTCAGTAAAGTGCAAGTAGCAAATCTTTCTTAAACCATCCTGGAAAATCCAAAGCAGGTTTTtaaaagttatttattttatttattttttcctggtAAGTGGAAGATTTTAGGTTATTAATACGAGAGATTTGCTACTTGTACTTAAAAAAGTCATGAATCAGTTCCTCACAAGCTAAAACATAGAAATAAGCATTAGACTAAATAACATCTAAGGAAAAGAAAGATTGGAGATAAGTAGAATCAACATATTGATCAGTAAAACATATGACAATATTCACTTGTTTCAAGATCTTGGCTGATGTATAGAAAAAAATTTTCAAACCCTGTACTGGTAGGAAACGTATCATATAACATCAACATTTGACTGGCCATTCTGGCTACATCTTTTGAGGCATAGCTTATTTACCATGCAAGATATATGTATTATGAAAGAGGTGTTAAGTCGATTTGAAATCAAGAACAAataatctttaaatcactataagaATGATTTTTTCATTGAACAATATCCTCCTTATTCATTAAGTTATGgttaatgtgaaattaaaaaaaaaaatatttgtcacATATATACATGTTTCaatcctaattggatcatctttAGTAGACTGCTGAAAATTGACATATACATATTGTAGTTAAAACATTTTAAATTGAAGCaagaatgatgttatgaatgttaaaatgttctttttAAGGAAAAGTTCATGCTCTTATAAGGTTGTGTTGAAATCTTTTCGCTACAATATGtatacggtatgtcaatttttagcaatctactgaagatgatccagttAGGATCAAAACATGTGTAGAAGTGACAAATGTGaaattaagtttttaaaattcacattaaccgtaatgtattgaataaggaggatactgttcaataataaatcattgttatagtggtTATAGTGTTATAGTTTAGCTGACAATACGGAAacgtgaaatttatattttgtaaaaTCAGGAAGGCATGACCGTTTTTATGGATAATCAGCGTATTGTTTCCAATTTGATGTCCTAGTTCCTTTCACagcaaaaaagaaaatgttaaTGTTTCCTTCTACAATATTTGTGTGTGAAGAATAATTTTGCATTGTGGAGGCATAATAgtcggcccccgtggtgtaggggtagcgtgcctgcctcttacccggaggccccgggttcgattcccggccaggtcagggatttttacctggacctcagggctggttcgaggtccactcagcctgcgtgattagaattgaggagctatctgacggtgagatagcggccccggtctagaaagccaagaataacggccgagaggattcgtcgtgttgaccacacgacacctcgtaatctgcaggcctttgggctgagcagcggtcgcttggtaggccaaggcccttcaagggctgtagtgccatggggtttggtttggttttggaggcATAATAATTCCCGTGGAGAATCTGCACTGTGATGCCAACGTGTTCCTGTAGCTCTTGTTATAATGAACAGGCTATATTATTACAGGCATGTCAACTCCtctgatttaagcgggagactcccagTTTTTCGTCCTTCTTCCCACTCTCCTAATCGCAGAGACTTAGCTTCCGATTTTGAGAGCAGACTTGTTTACGGTTTGAAAATACCATGTTGTTCCTCATTCCTTAGGGAGCTGGAGAAAATTTTCAGTCGGCACTGGCAGGGCAAATGCTATCAGCTCGTGGTGATCTTAAATATGGCAGAATCTCTAACCTAATGCTTTATATTTTATCTTCTCGACATATCAGTGCCGACTGTGTAAGCAAGGTCAAAAGCACAGTTCAGATCAGTATATCTCGAAAAAGAATCCTTGAAATAGAAAAGACAAGCATCTGTTTGGCAAGGAATGTGCTTTGAGCAAATAATTTACTTCAGAATTTTTGAAGAGGTCTAAGGCAGTTACAATGTAGAGTCATGTGTTCAGCTGTGTgcagtataatgtgttaaatattcttcaattgATGCAAGTTGCTTCATCAATGATGGGTTGTATTAACCGACaacaaaagaaccctcggctacttcggttcgcgcagcttgttccggttcatcccgatgttacccgacgaatcaaggacaagcacatGCGCAACTGGCTGACAGACATGCCAGCTGTCAAGCTGGCGTTAACACTGCAAGTGCAGTCAGGCTCTTCGATTGAggttattctttcattaaagcTGGAAACGCAATGCAATTAAAAGAACAAAAGTATTAAGCATTGAGTTTAATGGAACTACTTACATtacccaagctgtaaaccatattttaaaaaataaaaaataaaagtatactgttccaataagcgtacacacagaggacataatatgaacaacacaaaataaccgTCGAAGATACTCTCTGCTACAGTCAAGTATCTTTTCCGATTTGAACACACTTCAATTTGTCCAGTGTAGATACAGTATTTTCATCATGTAAAATTCGCTTATTTTCCGACGTATCACATCTTTTGTGAAGTCGTCTGTTTCGTTCCttttcttgccatcaggtgtagaaaaatgcaaacgaccCTTGGCCATAGACGTCTTCCCTTCCGCTAAAATACGTTTCACCAGTTACTTTGAAACACctgttgcttcacttgttgaagccactacattataattcagtttatgGACTGTTTTCTGTTCTTGTAAGTGAGCAGCTACGTTGTATACTATTTCCCTGGCTTGTCCCCGTACAGCCCGTCCAGATCTGCTACCAGACTTCGAAGTAGCAGCCATACCTACTGTACATTCAAATGACACACTCACTAGAATAACATGGTACACAACACTATATAGCTGAAAGACTGGGCTGCCATCAATTATTTCGCTGCTGAGTGGctttaggtgtgtgtgtgtgttttggcataccagttgcgcaactgccgatacttctaattctgttttttacagagtcaagaatttagtttattcacctggttaatgtgctccgtaatgagtaatgacccTTGAAGGTCGCTAGGTGACACTGTTCAACATtatatacataaaaacatttaccaatacagtacacgctacacgcgaaggaattataggactataattaatacaactaaagaaagaaatgcgaataaaactgacaaaacaacaaGAGTGCTAAAACGGATACAGAAGTGACAGCGAAACTCTTGTGTAACCGCGCTTCACAGTGTGCACAGTACGGTGGCCAGGCAGCATGTGACCCTCTCCACTATTCCCTATGATGTCAGACATCCACTCGGAGAGAATGCGCGGAGAAATGAGCTTTGTgcaggttcttttgttagttgcagggTAATAACATATGCCGATACACCTTAGTCTCCttatttttacttttgaaagttggcagtctgttattattatgatgattatcatCGTAGTCATTTGTCATCGATTTCTCTCGCTCGGGATATTCCATCTTTCTCTATCAAACCACCATTGCTGCGTTCGGCTCTTCTAATTCAGGTAGCTTATTTACCATGTAAGGTATatgtattttgaaataatttaaagtagtaataatatcatcatcatcatctggtctcagctaccgtgtgcaagcattttaacttgacgccatctggctgcttgctcgtcaatttcgacgttccgttttactctacgtcTACTAGATGGCACAGTAAACCAGATTTCTCTTGGGTGGTGTCGGGTATACACCAAATGTgtcgacatcgtgcgacatggagtgtcgaacggacctttttcctcccttcaaaaatgcGACCACCTCCACCGGGTTTGAACCCTGTATCTTGAAATCCGGGAGGctgactgatccacagagggagctaagaATTACAAATAGAAGTGTTAAAAGCCCTTTTCATATCATGAAAGCATAGCAGTTTTTATAGAGAATCTGCTTGTGATAATTTTTTTTCCATAATTTCATTAACTCATTTATGCCTAATTACTTTTTAGTTTTTTTTTCTGCAGATACGTTCAGTATGGACATAAATATGAAccaaaattgtttcattcatttagGTCCTGTATGAACACATGGGTCCATTAACAACGAGGTGCTTCTGAGAATTACCAGAAATTTTACCAggctacaaatatatatattttaagcaAATGTACATTGTATATAATTATAAAAAGACTACTTTCACTTCAGTAATCGTTTCTGTTTCCTTTTATAAGGAGAATATTTTGTTTGCAGAACAGATAATTAGATCTAGTTTAGATTTGCTCATGATAAATTGCAAAGTGAGTATCAGAATGAGGAAAGTTACATCTAGCACATAGTTTGTGTCTTATTACCACAAATTTTGAATCAGTGCCTAGGTTGTTTACTTTTAGGAAATGATCATGATGTTCTTCCCTCTGTCGTTCATTTGCAACTTCAAGCACCAGAAGTCAGCATCATGCCTTTAGAGCTCTTCCTCCTGTACCGAATTACCTTAGTACATTTCTGGTAGAATTACAGAACATCTAGAGAAATTTCATAGCTACAGTTGAGAATCCAGTTATAATAATCAGTACATGCATCCAGAAAAGCATCCAAGTAATGTACAAGGTGTGACTAAGTTGTAAACTGAACTTTTATCAAGACAACAAAAGATAAATATCACGTATTGAAAGAGTGTGATGTACTTATCCAAGtctggttaggggtgcgcggctgtgagcttgcatccgggtgataatgggttcgaactccactgtcggcagctctgaagatggttttccatttttacaccaggcaaatgctggggctgtaccttaattaaggccatggctgcttcctttccaatcctaggactttcctatcccttcgtcgccgtaagacctatctgttacataaaatcagcttcatggtccgtatcgcacttcaatagatgttaattttaaggacacttcctctaaagcattactttgtcaattttatatatttttcatctaaacagtgttatgtggctgaagatgttgataatatacgaaacatgtaccacttttgaccatttaaaaattgccttaagcaatcattgtatcgactaggtggaaaataaattaaatacttaattgtgaatagacctatctgtgtcggtgcaataaaGCCAGTTGCAAAAATTGCACTACCCGGAGATCCAACGTTTGCATCCCGTCACTGACATGGCTATCCTTGGTGTAGTGTTTCTGGGGGTTTTTCTATACCCACTCCTGGCAAATACCATGTTAGTACTGTACTTTAGGCACACATCCCTATCCTGCACTTAAATAGTTattgatacacacacacacacacacacacacactatccaAGACCTGACAGTTTTACAGGTTATCAGACAATTtactcactctttttttttttttcctagttgctttacgttgcaccgacacagataggtcttatggcgacgatgggacaggaaagggcctggagtgtgaaggaaacgtccatggccttaattaaggtacagccccagcatttgactgatgtgaaaatgggaaaccacggaaaaccattttcagggctgccgacagtggggttcgaacctactatctcctgaatactggatactggccgcacttaagcgactgcagctatcgagctcggtatttacgcACTCATCCGTAGTCAGGGCTAATAAACAGATGCCCCTAAAATGAACCAACATCATATGAATATCCTAATTGTTTTAATGGCGATAGCTGTCGGAGATGtacgaagtgaccataaaccgatagtttcCTTCGCTTCCATGCCTGAGTGActgggaatgcgactgaattcagtcaacTTGTTTcgtaaagtagtcgactgttaggATAGTGAtaacaccccagcgtcagtgggtagggtctgacatatcccactctgaagagtctagtgtcagacctaagacgaaacgctggttaatagagcaaacgcctgaaaagccttacatctaatttttgatctgatagtTTAAACTGTCGACTAGTTCGATCGTCCACATCTCTACCACCACCTCTcgtaccttgccggccaacattctggtggtgaacaaTTTTTCCCACCAGCGGG
This DNA window, taken from Anabrus simplex isolate iqAnaSimp1 chromosome X, ASM4041472v1, whole genome shotgun sequence, encodes the following:
- the LOC136886041 gene encoding G2/M phase-specific E3 ubiquitin-protein ligase → MICYFCKHTEDNEVLYGKFYTMEDIMIHYFCLLLSSNIEQNGADDEGILGFLMNDIRKEQRRSQRYLCVYCHRGGATICCSTNKCKKVFHLPCGLKRGSLHQFFGQYKSYCSGHRPVQRVPAPVLKQLQTGDINCTICFEEVPPTLCRDNLWAPCCSKNTWFHRNCVQAFAMSSGYFFKCPQCNDKSHFEKAMLQYGIFIPEQDASWELEPHAYEELLHRHNRCDAPVCKCTKGREYSDAGTRWEIILCKFCGAQGIHKACGREKWNSSRWECQECINMLQKRDSPEQPANEQRAVPSNSDDNLSRASSSTAASPPPENPVRFEQHQEEEDDIIVIDDEDDKNLVPTTTGRIVEVRSSNAFFTMKNNSYDDEDDEDDIIVIDDSDGEDNDVRSRLNTPSLLSLLSRNSMPTQPTFARNTSVIQSVPNRVNYPNLSYPRMDSATPQSGPNRNSIASHSFPDRNNNAPTRHSVATPSVSSRSNTVAPSAPSSSRVVNPSVSTRSGASNQTVSNKNSDFVIGKDGAAIEVVRLSDIPLNGQPLQVEGDVNVTAQPSCGSMMFLYQQPVIVHTMPTATAFMPETVKEFIYSKKRKMQ